From Apis mellifera strain DH4 linkage group LG5, Amel_HAv3.1, whole genome shotgun sequence, the proteins below share one genomic window:
- the LOC413319 gene encoding dynein regulatory complex subunit 7 isoform X3, with product MPKQVRSPTWVQKFRKGNCFECATFLTSLLLGQGYNAFVVSGYASREQTLCDLTRRSCPYIPQPEKKFQEDMIRPEITKYKLNLNVEYKNQFLSESEEEKARKLQEKLLLAEKEQQNLIEELEQLPVDEYWGHRIHAWVAILPELGGLRDQEIPCPLFIEPTTGVSYEVTDDDTAQLYLGVESIWNDQNYWVNMQVSVQSCVNIEWDLTKVELWEHLLPGEPWTTHAGEIDEESAIRQEKHLDMPLSYVNQINISEEEFEKRFPNGMKIVLYKKTKVEFYAPYIQTDGLIQRITTYDDDMNPIDIYENYRNRSDNLIESRRNMVDGTIIDYYTRGRVDQCKEHRYFLLNNVNVDSERILDFYYVARFDGLSKFEMHPTYLTQHFVDRDDFLYYRHVEFLQDKKGETQDIHYRHISKIVEKFNRDERIKASKNIAIREFAIDDNEIHLTYHYYPDNVTRALRTFIKPPLAERGERLDLNPTMTHGYNPLNEPDKALDLLYELDTQLKEEDISISQVRAAEKEMFSFLEIRKSEYLTPKLLISIYDKLRESESLIEALKKQSLKDITEEINYLKPYLARLGNPSELSEAEAYLIQYACVRDYKQLLIRRANKILHEFEKYSQELAKTQALILQEEDLTREEEEKILEKINEISFYLQTLENRLNRHRDSVPTKYKMLINNLQQNPHLAIIKESLMYF from the exons ccAAAGCAAGTGCGTTCACCTACATGGGTGCAGAAGTTTCGAAAAGGGAATTGCTTTGAATGTGCAACATTTCTTACTAGCTTGTTATTAGGTCAAGGGTATAATGCATTTGTAGTAAGTGGTTATGCATCTAGAGAGCAAACACTTTGTGATTTGACAAGACGATCATGCCCTTACATACCACAAccggaaaagaaatttcaggAAGATATGATACGTCCCGAGATTACCAAATACAAACTTAATCTCAATGTAgagtataaaaatcaatttttatcagaatcggaagaagaaaaagcgagaaaattacaagaaaagttattattagcTGAAAAGGagcaacaaaatttaattgag GAATTAGAGCAACTTCCAGTAGATGAATATTGGGGACATAGAATACATGCTTGGGTAGCGATATTACCAGAATTAGGTGGACTGAGGGATCAAGAAATTCCTTGTCCATTATTTATTGAGCCTACCACTGGTGTATCTTACGAAGTTACGGACGACGATACAGCTCAATTATATCTCGGTGTGGAAAGTATATGGAACGATCAAAATTATTGGGTAAATATGCAGGTATCTGTACAATCGTGCGTAAACATAGAATGGGATTTAACGAAAGTAGAATTGTGGGAACATTTGCTTCCCGGAGAACCATGGACAACACATGCAGGAGAGATTGATGAAGAATCTGCTATACGTCAAGAAAAACATTTGGATATGCCATTATCATAcgttaatcaaataaatattagcgAAGaag aaTTTGAGAAACGATTCCCAAACGGTATGAAAAtagtattgtataaaaaaacaaaagttgaATTTTACGCACCATACATTCAAACAGACGGATTGATACAAAGAATTACTACATACGATGATGACATGAATCCTAtcgatatatatgaaaattacagAAATAGATCTGATAATCTCATAGAATCACGAAGAAATATGGTTGACGGTACCATCATAGATTATTATACGAGAGGTCGAGTTGACCAGTGTAAAG aacatcgatattttttattgaataatgtcAATGTAGATAGTGAgcgaattttagatttttattacgttGCTCGTTTCGATGGATTATCTAAATTCGAAATGCATCCAACttatttaacgcaacactTTGTCGATCGTGatgattttctatattatcg GCATGTAGAATTTTTACAAGACAAAAAAGGTGAAACTCAAGATATTCATTATCGACATATTTCG aAGAttgtcgaaaaatttaatagagatGAACGAATAAAAGCAAGTAAAAATATAGCAATCCGTGAATTTGCTATTGATGATAATGAAATACATCTtacttatcattattatccaGACAATGTTACTAGAGCGTTGCGAACATTCATAAAACCACCATTAGCAGAAAGGGGAGAACGATTGGATCTTAATCCAACAATGACACATGGATATAAT CCTCTAAATGAACCTGATAAGgctttagatttattatacgaACTAGACACACAATTAAAAGAGGAggatatatctatatctcaAGTTAGAGCGgcggaaaaagaaatgttttcttttcttgagaTAAGAAAAAGTGAATATTTGACGCCAAAACTGTTGATATCTATATATGATAAACTTAGAGAATCGGAATCTCTAATAGAAGCATTG AAGAAACAAAGTCTAAAAGATATcacagaagaaataaattatttgaagccATATTTAGCTCGTTTAGGAAATCCATCAGAGCTATCAGAAGCTGAGGCGTACTTAATACAATATGCATGTGTTCGTGATTACAAACAATTACTTATACGTAGAGCGAATAAAATCTTacatgaatttgaaaaatattcgcagGAATTGGCGAAAACGCAAGCATTGATATTacag GAAGAAGATTTAActcgcgaagaagaagaaaaaatattagaaaaaataaatgaaataagtttttatttacaaacttTAGAAAACAGATTAAATCGTCATAGAGATTCGGTTcctacaaaatataaaatgttgataaataatttacaacaaAATCCACATCTTGcgataattaaagaaagtttaatgtatttttga
- the LOC413319 gene encoding dynein regulatory complex subunit 7 isoform X5 yields the protein MIRPEITKYKLNLNVEYKNQFLSESEEEKARKLQEKLLLAEKEQQNLIEELEQLPVDEYWGHRIHAWVAILPELGGLRDQEIPCPLFIEPTTGVSYEVTDDDTAQLYLGVESIWNDQNYWVNMQVSVQSCVNIEWDLTKVELWEHLLPGEPWTTHAGEIDEESAIRQEKHLDMPLSYVNQINISEEEFEKRFPNGMKIVLYKKTKVEFYAPYIQTDGLIQRITTYDDDMNPIDIYENYRNRSDNLIESRRNMVDGTIIDYYTRGRVDQCKEHRYFLLNNVNVDSERILDFYYVARFDGLSKFEMHPTYLTQHFVDRDDFLYYRHVEFLQDKKGETQDIHYRHISKIVEKFNRDERIKASKNIAIREFAIDDNEIHLTYHYYPDNVTRALRTFIKPPLAERGERLDLNPTMTHGYNPLNEPDKALDLLYELDTQLKEEDISISQVRAAEKEMFSFLEIRKSEYLTPKLLISIYDKLRESESLIEALKKQSLKDITEEINYLKPYLARLGNPSELSEAEAYLIQYACVRDYKQLLIRRANKILHEFEKYSQELAKTQALILQEEDLTREEEEKILEKINEISFYLQTLENRLNRHRDSVPTKYKMLINNLQQNPHLAIIKESLMYF from the exons ATGATACGTCCCGAGATTACCAAATACAAACTTAATCTCAATGTAgagtataaaaatcaatttttatcagaatcggaagaagaaaaagcgagaaaattacaagaaaagttattattagcTGAAAAGGagcaacaaaatttaattgag GAATTAGAGCAACTTCCAGTAGATGAATATTGGGGACATAGAATACATGCTTGGGTAGCGATATTACCAGAATTAGGTGGACTGAGGGATCAAGAAATTCCTTGTCCATTATTTATTGAGCCTACCACTGGTGTATCTTACGAAGTTACGGACGACGATACAGCTCAATTATATCTCGGTGTGGAAAGTATATGGAACGATCAAAATTATTGGGTAAATATGCAGGTATCTGTACAATCGTGCGTAAACATAGAATGGGATTTAACGAAAGTAGAATTGTGGGAACATTTGCTTCCCGGAGAACCATGGACAACACATGCAGGAGAGATTGATGAAGAATCTGCTATACGTCAAGAAAAACATTTGGATATGCCATTATCATAcgttaatcaaataaatattagcgAAGaag aaTTTGAGAAACGATTCCCAAACGGTATGAAAAtagtattgtataaaaaaacaaaagttgaATTTTACGCACCATACATTCAAACAGACGGATTGATACAAAGAATTACTACATACGATGATGACATGAATCCTAtcgatatatatgaaaattacagAAATAGATCTGATAATCTCATAGAATCACGAAGAAATATGGTTGACGGTACCATCATAGATTATTATACGAGAGGTCGAGTTGACCAGTGTAAAG aacatcgatattttttattgaataatgtcAATGTAGATAGTGAgcgaattttagatttttattacgttGCTCGTTTCGATGGATTATCTAAATTCGAAATGCATCCAACttatttaacgcaacactTTGTCGATCGTGatgattttctatattatcg GCATGTAGAATTTTTACAAGACAAAAAAGGTGAAACTCAAGATATTCATTATCGACATATTTCG aAGAttgtcgaaaaatttaatagagatGAACGAATAAAAGCAAGTAAAAATATAGCAATCCGTGAATTTGCTATTGATGATAATGAAATACATCTtacttatcattattatccaGACAATGTTACTAGAGCGTTGCGAACATTCATAAAACCACCATTAGCAGAAAGGGGAGAACGATTGGATCTTAATCCAACAATGACACATGGATATAAT CCTCTAAATGAACCTGATAAGgctttagatttattatacgaACTAGACACACAATTAAAAGAGGAggatatatctatatctcaAGTTAGAGCGgcggaaaaagaaatgttttcttttcttgagaTAAGAAAAAGTGAATATTTGACGCCAAAACTGTTGATATCTATATATGATAAACTTAGAGAATCGGAATCTCTAATAGAAGCATTG AAGAAACAAAGTCTAAAAGATATcacagaagaaataaattatttgaagccATATTTAGCTCGTTTAGGAAATCCATCAGAGCTATCAGAAGCTGAGGCGTACTTAATACAATATGCATGTGTTCGTGATTACAAACAATTACTTATACGTAGAGCGAATAAAATCTTacatgaatttgaaaaatattcgcagGAATTGGCGAAAACGCAAGCATTGATATTacag GAAGAAGATTTAActcgcgaagaagaagaaaaaatattagaaaaaataaatgaaataagtttttatttacaaacttTAGAAAACAGATTAAATCGTCATAGAGATTCGGTTcctacaaaatataaaatgttgataaataatttacaacaaAATCCACATCTTGcgataattaaagaaagtttaatgtatttttga
- the LOC413319 gene encoding dynein regulatory complex subunit 7 isoform X1: MRSIYSYQPKQVRSPTWVQKFRKGNCFECATFLTSLLLGQGYNAFVVSGYASREQTLCDLTRRSCPYIPQPEKKFQEDMIRPEITKYKLNLNVEYKNQFLSESEEEKARKLQEKLLLAEKEQQNLIEELEQLPVDEYWGHRIHAWVAILPELGGLRDQEIPCPLFIEPTTGVSYEVTDDDTAQLYLGVESIWNDQNYWVNMQVSVQSCVNIEWDLTKVELWEHLLPGEPWTTHAGEIDEESAIRQEKHLDMPLSYVNQINISEEEFEKRFPNGMKIVLYKKTKVEFYAPYIQTDGLIQRITTYDDDMNPIDIYENYRNRSDNLIESRRNMVDGTIIDYYTRGRVDQCKEHRYFLLNNVNVDSERILDFYYVARFDGLSKFEMHPTYLTQHFVDRDDFLYYRHVEFLQDKKGETQDIHYRHISKIVEKFNRDERIKASKNIAIREFAIDDNEIHLTYHYYPDNVTRALRTFIKPPLAERGERLDLNPTMTHGYNPLNEPDKALDLLYELDTQLKEEDISISQVRAAEKEMFSFLEIRKSEYLTPKLLISIYDKLRESESLIEALKKQSLKDITEEINYLKPYLARLGNPSELSEAEAYLIQYACVRDYKQLLIRRANKILHEFEKYSQELAKTQALILQEEDLTREEEEKILEKINEISFYLQTLENRLNRHRDSVPTKYKMLINNLQQNPHLAIIKESLMYF; this comes from the exons ccAAAGCAAGTGCGTTCACCTACATGGGTGCAGAAGTTTCGAAAAGGGAATTGCTTTGAATGTGCAACATTTCTTACTAGCTTGTTATTAGGTCAAGGGTATAATGCATTTGTAGTAAGTGGTTATGCATCTAGAGAGCAAACACTTTGTGATTTGACAAGACGATCATGCCCTTACATACCACAAccggaaaagaaatttcaggAAGATATGATACGTCCCGAGATTACCAAATACAAACTTAATCTCAATGTAgagtataaaaatcaatttttatcagaatcggaagaagaaaaagcgagaaaattacaagaaaagttattattagcTGAAAAGGagcaacaaaatttaattgag GAATTAGAGCAACTTCCAGTAGATGAATATTGGGGACATAGAATACATGCTTGGGTAGCGATATTACCAGAATTAGGTGGACTGAGGGATCAAGAAATTCCTTGTCCATTATTTATTGAGCCTACCACTGGTGTATCTTACGAAGTTACGGACGACGATACAGCTCAATTATATCTCGGTGTGGAAAGTATATGGAACGATCAAAATTATTGGGTAAATATGCAGGTATCTGTACAATCGTGCGTAAACATAGAATGGGATTTAACGAAAGTAGAATTGTGGGAACATTTGCTTCCCGGAGAACCATGGACAACACATGCAGGAGAGATTGATGAAGAATCTGCTATACGTCAAGAAAAACATTTGGATATGCCATTATCATAcgttaatcaaataaatattagcgAAGaag aaTTTGAGAAACGATTCCCAAACGGTATGAAAAtagtattgtataaaaaaacaaaagttgaATTTTACGCACCATACATTCAAACAGACGGATTGATACAAAGAATTACTACATACGATGATGACATGAATCCTAtcgatatatatgaaaattacagAAATAGATCTGATAATCTCATAGAATCACGAAGAAATATGGTTGACGGTACCATCATAGATTATTATACGAGAGGTCGAGTTGACCAGTGTAAAG aacatcgatattttttattgaataatgtcAATGTAGATAGTGAgcgaattttagatttttattacgttGCTCGTTTCGATGGATTATCTAAATTCGAAATGCATCCAACttatttaacgcaacactTTGTCGATCGTGatgattttctatattatcg GCATGTAGAATTTTTACAAGACAAAAAAGGTGAAACTCAAGATATTCATTATCGACATATTTCG aAGAttgtcgaaaaatttaatagagatGAACGAATAAAAGCAAGTAAAAATATAGCAATCCGTGAATTTGCTATTGATGATAATGAAATACATCTtacttatcattattatccaGACAATGTTACTAGAGCGTTGCGAACATTCATAAAACCACCATTAGCAGAAAGGGGAGAACGATTGGATCTTAATCCAACAATGACACATGGATATAAT CCTCTAAATGAACCTGATAAGgctttagatttattatacgaACTAGACACACAATTAAAAGAGGAggatatatctatatctcaAGTTAGAGCGgcggaaaaagaaatgttttcttttcttgagaTAAGAAAAAGTGAATATTTGACGCCAAAACTGTTGATATCTATATATGATAAACTTAGAGAATCGGAATCTCTAATAGAAGCATTG AAGAAACAAAGTCTAAAAGATATcacagaagaaataaattatttgaagccATATTTAGCTCGTTTAGGAAATCCATCAGAGCTATCAGAAGCTGAGGCGTACTTAATACAATATGCATGTGTTCGTGATTACAAACAATTACTTATACGTAGAGCGAATAAAATCTTacatgaatttgaaaaatattcgcagGAATTGGCGAAAACGCAAGCATTGATATTacag GAAGAAGATTTAActcgcgaagaagaagaaaaaatattagaaaaaataaatgaaataagtttttatttacaaacttTAGAAAACAGATTAAATCGTCATAGAGATTCGGTTcctacaaaatataaaatgttgataaataatttacaacaaAATCCACATCTTGcgataattaaagaaagtttaatgtatttttga
- the LOC413319 gene encoding dynein regulatory complex subunit 7 isoform X2: MSPKQVRSPTWVQKFRKGNCFECATFLTSLLLGQGYNAFVVSGYASREQTLCDLTRRSCPYIPQPEKKFQEDMIRPEITKYKLNLNVEYKNQFLSESEEEKARKLQEKLLLAEKEQQNLIEELEQLPVDEYWGHRIHAWVAILPELGGLRDQEIPCPLFIEPTTGVSYEVTDDDTAQLYLGVESIWNDQNYWVNMQVSVQSCVNIEWDLTKVELWEHLLPGEPWTTHAGEIDEESAIRQEKHLDMPLSYVNQINISEEEFEKRFPNGMKIVLYKKTKVEFYAPYIQTDGLIQRITTYDDDMNPIDIYENYRNRSDNLIESRRNMVDGTIIDYYTRGRVDQCKEHRYFLLNNVNVDSERILDFYYVARFDGLSKFEMHPTYLTQHFVDRDDFLYYRHVEFLQDKKGETQDIHYRHISKIVEKFNRDERIKASKNIAIREFAIDDNEIHLTYHYYPDNVTRALRTFIKPPLAERGERLDLNPTMTHGYNPLNEPDKALDLLYELDTQLKEEDISISQVRAAEKEMFSFLEIRKSEYLTPKLLISIYDKLRESESLIEALKKQSLKDITEEINYLKPYLARLGNPSELSEAEAYLIQYACVRDYKQLLIRRANKILHEFEKYSQELAKTQALILQEEDLTREEEEKILEKINEISFYLQTLENRLNRHRDSVPTKYKMLINNLQQNPHLAIIKESLMYF; encoded by the exons ccAAAGCAAGTGCGTTCACCTACATGGGTGCAGAAGTTTCGAAAAGGGAATTGCTTTGAATGTGCAACATTTCTTACTAGCTTGTTATTAGGTCAAGGGTATAATGCATTTGTAGTAAGTGGTTATGCATCTAGAGAGCAAACACTTTGTGATTTGACAAGACGATCATGCCCTTACATACCACAAccggaaaagaaatttcaggAAGATATGATACGTCCCGAGATTACCAAATACAAACTTAATCTCAATGTAgagtataaaaatcaatttttatcagaatcggaagaagaaaaagcgagaaaattacaagaaaagttattattagcTGAAAAGGagcaacaaaatttaattgag GAATTAGAGCAACTTCCAGTAGATGAATATTGGGGACATAGAATACATGCTTGGGTAGCGATATTACCAGAATTAGGTGGACTGAGGGATCAAGAAATTCCTTGTCCATTATTTATTGAGCCTACCACTGGTGTATCTTACGAAGTTACGGACGACGATACAGCTCAATTATATCTCGGTGTGGAAAGTATATGGAACGATCAAAATTATTGGGTAAATATGCAGGTATCTGTACAATCGTGCGTAAACATAGAATGGGATTTAACGAAAGTAGAATTGTGGGAACATTTGCTTCCCGGAGAACCATGGACAACACATGCAGGAGAGATTGATGAAGAATCTGCTATACGTCAAGAAAAACATTTGGATATGCCATTATCATAcgttaatcaaataaatattagcgAAGaag aaTTTGAGAAACGATTCCCAAACGGTATGAAAAtagtattgtataaaaaaacaaaagttgaATTTTACGCACCATACATTCAAACAGACGGATTGATACAAAGAATTACTACATACGATGATGACATGAATCCTAtcgatatatatgaaaattacagAAATAGATCTGATAATCTCATAGAATCACGAAGAAATATGGTTGACGGTACCATCATAGATTATTATACGAGAGGTCGAGTTGACCAGTGTAAAG aacatcgatattttttattgaataatgtcAATGTAGATAGTGAgcgaattttagatttttattacgttGCTCGTTTCGATGGATTATCTAAATTCGAAATGCATCCAACttatttaacgcaacactTTGTCGATCGTGatgattttctatattatcg GCATGTAGAATTTTTACAAGACAAAAAAGGTGAAACTCAAGATATTCATTATCGACATATTTCG aAGAttgtcgaaaaatttaatagagatGAACGAATAAAAGCAAGTAAAAATATAGCAATCCGTGAATTTGCTATTGATGATAATGAAATACATCTtacttatcattattatccaGACAATGTTACTAGAGCGTTGCGAACATTCATAAAACCACCATTAGCAGAAAGGGGAGAACGATTGGATCTTAATCCAACAATGACACATGGATATAAT CCTCTAAATGAACCTGATAAGgctttagatttattatacgaACTAGACACACAATTAAAAGAGGAggatatatctatatctcaAGTTAGAGCGgcggaaaaagaaatgttttcttttcttgagaTAAGAAAAAGTGAATATTTGACGCCAAAACTGTTGATATCTATATATGATAAACTTAGAGAATCGGAATCTCTAATAGAAGCATTG AAGAAACAAAGTCTAAAAGATATcacagaagaaataaattatttgaagccATATTTAGCTCGTTTAGGAAATCCATCAGAGCTATCAGAAGCTGAGGCGTACTTAATACAATATGCATGTGTTCGTGATTACAAACAATTACTTATACGTAGAGCGAATAAAATCTTacatgaatttgaaaaatattcgcagGAATTGGCGAAAACGCAAGCATTGATATTacag GAAGAAGATTTAActcgcgaagaagaagaaaaaatattagaaaaaataaatgaaataagtttttatttacaaacttTAGAAAACAGATTAAATCGTCATAGAGATTCGGTTcctacaaaatataaaatgttgataaataatttacaacaaAATCCACATCTTGcgataattaaagaaagtttaatgtatttttga
- the LOC413319 gene encoding dynein regulatory complex subunit 7 isoform X4 has protein sequence MRSIYSYQPKQVRSPTWVQKFRKGNCFECATFLTSLLLGQGYNAFVVSGYASREQTLCDLTRRSCPYIPQPEKKFQEDMIRPEITKYKLNLNVEYKNQFLSESEEEKARKLQEKLLLAEKEQQNLIEELEQLPVDEYWGHRIHAWVAILPELGGLRDQEIPCPLFIEPTTGVSYEVTDDDTAQLYLGVESIWNDQNYWVNMQVSVQSCVNIEWDLTKVELWEHLLPGEPWTTHAGEIDEESAIRQEKHLDMPLSYVNQINISEEEFEKRFPNGMKIVLYKKTKVEFYAPYIQTDGLIQRITTYDDDMNPIDIYENYRNRSDNLIESRRNMVDGTIIDYYTRGRVDQCKEHRYFLLNNVNVDSERILDFYYVARFDGLSKFEMHPTYLTQHFVDRDDFLYYRHVEFLQDKKGETQDIHYRHISKIVEKFNRDERIKASKNIAIREFAIDDNEIHLTYHYYPDNVTRALRTFIKPPLAERGERLDLNPTMTHGYNPLNEPDKALDLLYELDTQLKEEDISISQVRAAEKEMFSFLEIRKSEYLTPKLLISIYDKLRESESLIEALKKQSLKDITEEINYLKPYLARLGNPSELSEAEAYLIQYACVRDYKQLLIRRANKILHEFEKYSQELAKTQALILQKSFYRKKI, from the exons ccAAAGCAAGTGCGTTCACCTACATGGGTGCAGAAGTTTCGAAAAGGGAATTGCTTTGAATGTGCAACATTTCTTACTAGCTTGTTATTAGGTCAAGGGTATAATGCATTTGTAGTAAGTGGTTATGCATCTAGAGAGCAAACACTTTGTGATTTGACAAGACGATCATGCCCTTACATACCACAAccggaaaagaaatttcaggAAGATATGATACGTCCCGAGATTACCAAATACAAACTTAATCTCAATGTAgagtataaaaatcaatttttatcagaatcggaagaagaaaaagcgagaaaattacaagaaaagttattattagcTGAAAAGGagcaacaaaatttaattgag GAATTAGAGCAACTTCCAGTAGATGAATATTGGGGACATAGAATACATGCTTGGGTAGCGATATTACCAGAATTAGGTGGACTGAGGGATCAAGAAATTCCTTGTCCATTATTTATTGAGCCTACCACTGGTGTATCTTACGAAGTTACGGACGACGATACAGCTCAATTATATCTCGGTGTGGAAAGTATATGGAACGATCAAAATTATTGGGTAAATATGCAGGTATCTGTACAATCGTGCGTAAACATAGAATGGGATTTAACGAAAGTAGAATTGTGGGAACATTTGCTTCCCGGAGAACCATGGACAACACATGCAGGAGAGATTGATGAAGAATCTGCTATACGTCAAGAAAAACATTTGGATATGCCATTATCATAcgttaatcaaataaatattagcgAAGaag aaTTTGAGAAACGATTCCCAAACGGTATGAAAAtagtattgtataaaaaaacaaaagttgaATTTTACGCACCATACATTCAAACAGACGGATTGATACAAAGAATTACTACATACGATGATGACATGAATCCTAtcgatatatatgaaaattacagAAATAGATCTGATAATCTCATAGAATCACGAAGAAATATGGTTGACGGTACCATCATAGATTATTATACGAGAGGTCGAGTTGACCAGTGTAAAG aacatcgatattttttattgaataatgtcAATGTAGATAGTGAgcgaattttagatttttattacgttGCTCGTTTCGATGGATTATCTAAATTCGAAATGCATCCAACttatttaacgcaacactTTGTCGATCGTGatgattttctatattatcg GCATGTAGAATTTTTACAAGACAAAAAAGGTGAAACTCAAGATATTCATTATCGACATATTTCG aAGAttgtcgaaaaatttaatagagatGAACGAATAAAAGCAAGTAAAAATATAGCAATCCGTGAATTTGCTATTGATGATAATGAAATACATCTtacttatcattattatccaGACAATGTTACTAGAGCGTTGCGAACATTCATAAAACCACCATTAGCAGAAAGGGGAGAACGATTGGATCTTAATCCAACAATGACACATGGATATAAT CCTCTAAATGAACCTGATAAGgctttagatttattatacgaACTAGACACACAATTAAAAGAGGAggatatatctatatctcaAGTTAGAGCGgcggaaaaagaaatgttttcttttcttgagaTAAGAAAAAGTGAATATTTGACGCCAAAACTGTTGATATCTATATATGATAAACTTAGAGAATCGGAATCTCTAATAGAAGCATTG AAGAAACAAAGTCTAAAAGATATcacagaagaaataaattatttgaagccATATTTAGCTCGTTTAGGAAATCCATCAGAGCTATCAGAAGCTGAGGCGTACTTAATACAATATGCATGTGTTCGTGATTACAAACAATTACTTATACGTAGAGCGAATAAAATCTTacatgaatttgaaaaatattcgcagGAATTGGCGAAAACGCAAGCATTGATATTacag aaaTCTTTCTACAGGAAGAAGATTTAA